One window of Diabrotica undecimpunctata isolate CICGRU chromosome 8, icDiaUnde3, whole genome shotgun sequence genomic DNA carries:
- the LOC140447537 gene encoding uncharacterized protein isoform X1: MEKVQMEYKLIFQAIEETCRLCISNFQLVSVFDQFDVPKPLSEIVAAITSVTITKEDKVSQKMCHKCVSIIIKTYQFREQAIRNDESLKAKYAKLIKSQPANTTEKIFKIKDEVKTEDVLKVKATKVEKPHPYMVHSSVTAIFNKYPTMRIPTMCINSNINPTVVMKMDEVENYFKKRNLNIQNDVNILTKEKQVARKSTSIIASTSKNVVSRNVFSIKNKESEETCNNSKDIDVLYTTNRKRKISDSSSSSHQSAKKPLLDETAGTPIDLTPSPVPSTFSDNISELSFARSEKLHVCNICNSVYSGASNLRKHKFKHLRCQFCKKKFKTIVLKDTHVKNDCNIQKIMKSMVALPDIPLQKIECNVKIRNKFRKAFAAFNLIPKEDANRPKSRIPNTGQTKVTSDIIEILSDADEEECEVDSDDSLFTEIIITDKLIEGLKTDTDSDTELLQNLLSQCNKLNKKVCESTQTNIPTDSSITFNHANSSIQLKFLKLMLNFHQIPICVNYGSCFKISYKRNFEIAEKKKLHHWNDLTCCDINFTNTPSEELDSITIEVTPDIITYDDTAVSTEDEILVEDIYARSVPIFYKIPETTTDAKANKTSVDSQHITKGTCVTTPDHLDQTKNCEDEKSYSKNSDIEEDIVVIEDDAEVTEVLNSEENTKENKIKNTTKLDITGESVGETSSKTKQIKFIAKYYTKESKNTDIFIKKCTENKNSTIISDKMIERVSLEVKQTCYEVIKKKSTIDKINIQSDCITKENDTESEKEISNNKKYNHNSIGVDQDGGETLEEILNQTNLEKDELNHSNVELVIKKMTKNVDETPNKTSMNISGTADKNLKENHDNAHTKEMNKRITKNCLIQKDVGQNTLLIRDIELIEDVSKNLTNEKMATENTNSNNVDNKTSAQTEIDQSDCEIVIDKINETMNKVTNNIDIGEKSYKENILGDIIVIDDNESSEDTVNDQIAKNGIDANLDCCVISDEELDQNEFIKETIDNNNLKKTYIQL; encoded by the exons ATGGAAAAAGTACAAATGGAATACAAGTTGATTTTTCAGGCTATTGAAGAGACATGTAGACTGTGTATTTCTAATTTTCAGTTAGTGTCAGTTTTTGATCAATTTGATGTACCGAAACCATTATCAGAAATTGTTGCAGCAATTACGTCAGTTACG ATAACTAAGGAAGATAAGGTGTCCCAAAAAATGTGCCATAAATGTGTCAGTATTATAATTAAGACATATCAGTTTCGAGAACAAGCCATAAGAAATGATGAGAGTCTTAAG gcaaaatatgcaaaacttatAAAAAGCCAACCAGCAAATACAACTGAAAAAATCTTCAAGATCAAAGACGAAGTAAAAACTGAGGATGTTTTAAAAGTAAAAGCTACCAAGGTTGAGAAACCTCACCCGTATATGGTTCATTCTAGTGTTACCGCAATTTTTAATAAGTATCCTACCATGCGAATACCTACAATGTGCATTAATTCTAATATAAATCCAACTGTGGTTATGAAGATGGACGAggtggaaaattattttaaaaaacgaaACTTGAATATACAGAACGATGTAAATATACTTACGAAGGAAAAGCAAGTTGCTCGGAAAAGTACTTCCATAATAGCTTCAACTTCAAAAAACGTGGTATCTAGAAATGTTTTTtcgataaaaaacaaagaaagtgAAGAGACCTGCAATAACTCAAAAGATATTGACGTATTGTATACTACTAACCGCAAAAGAAAAATATCCGACAGTAGTAGTTCTTCGCATCAAAGTGCTAAGAAGCCTTTACTTGATGAAACTGCAGGCACTCCAATTGACTTAACCCCTAGTCCTGTTCCGTCAACATTTAGTGATAATATTTCTGAGTTATCTTTCGCTAGATCTGAGAAGCTTCAtgtctgtaatatttgcaattcTGTTTATTCGGGAGCTTCAAACTTAAGAAAACATAAGTTTAAACATCTGCGTTGTCAGTTTtgcaagaaaaaatttaaaactattgttTTAAAAGACACTCATGTTAAGAACGATTGTAATATACAGAAAATCATGAAATCTATGGTCGCCTTACCCGATATCCCTCTGCAAAAAATAGAATGCAATGTAAAAATACGAAACAAATTCCGAAAAGCTTTTGCAGCTTTTAATCTTATTCCCAAAGAAGATGCTAATAGGCCAAAATCAAGAATTCCCAACACTGGACAAACTAAAGTAACTTCAGATATTATTGAAATTCTTTCAGATGCAGATGAAGAAGAATGCGAAGTGGATAGTGACGATTCTTTGTTTACGGAGATTATAATAACAGATAAATTGATTGAAGGGCTTAAAACTGATACAGATTCAGACACAGAACTTCTTCAGAATTTGTTAAGTCAATGtaacaaattgaataaaaaagTTTGTGAATCAACTCAAACTAACATCCCGACTGACTCGTCGATAACATTTAACCATGCAAATTCTTCAATCCAATTGAAATTCTTAAAGTTAATGTTGAATTTTCATCAAATACCCATTTGTGTGAATTACGGTTCATGTTTCAAAATATCCTACAAAAGAAATTTTGAAATCGCAGAAAAGAAAAAGTTGCATCACTGGAACGATTTAACTTGTTGTGATATTAATTTTACCAACACACCTTCCGAGGAACTCGATTCTATTACCATTGAAGTCACGCCAGATATTATAACTTACGACGATACTGCAGTATCAACAGAAGATGAAATCTTAGTAGAAGACATCTATGCTCGATCTGTaccaatattttataaaatacctGAAACAACGACTGACGCTAAGGCTAATAAAACATCGGTTGACTCGCAACATATCACAAAAGGCACATGTGTCACAACACCCGATCATTTAGACCAAACTAAAAATTGCGAAGATGAGAAAAGTTACTCCAAAAACTCAGATATCGAAGAAGATATCGTAGTAATTGAAGATGATGCTGAAGTTACAGAAGTATTAAATAGTGAAGAaaatactaaagaaaataaaattaagaatactACAAAACTAGATATTACTGGCGAAAGTGTGGGAGAGACGTCAAGTAaaactaaacaaattaaatttatcgCAAAATATTATACAAAAGAATCGAAAAATACGGAcatattcataaaaaaatgtaCTGAAAATAAAAACTCGACTATCATTAGTGATAAAATGATAGAACGTGTTAGTTTGGAAGTAAAGCAAACCTGTTACGAGGTCATAAAGAAAAAATCAACTATAGATAAAATAAACATTCAATCTGACTGTATCACAAAAGAAAATGATACTGAATCTGAAAAAGAAAtatcaaacaataaaaaatataatcacaATAGTATAGGGGTAGATCAAGACGGTGGTGAAACTCTAGAGGAAATATTAAATCAAACTAATTTGGAAAAAGATGAGCTAAATCACAGCAATGTGGAGCTGGTTATTAAAAAAATGACAAAGAACGTAGATGAAACGCCAAATAAAACTAGTATGAATATAAGCGGTACTGCTGACAAGAATTTAAAAGAGAACCATGATAATGCACACACAAAAGAAATGAACAAACGAATAACAAAAAACTGCTTAATTCAAAAAGATGTGGGTCAGAATACTTTATTAATACGTGATATTGAATTAATCGAAGATGTATCAAAGAATCTAACAAATGAAAAAATGGCTACTGAAAATACAAACTCAAATAACGTTGATAATAAAACATCAGCCCAAACTGAGATAGACCAATCCGATTGTGAAATTGTGATAGataaaattaatgaaactatGAACAAAGTTACCAACAATATCGATATAGGAGAAAAaagttataaagaaaatattttagggGACATTATTGTTATAGATGATAATGAATCATCAGAAGATACAGTAAATGATCAAATAGCAAAAAACGGTATAGACGCCAATCTAGACTGTTGTGTCATTTCAGATGAAGAACTAGATCAAAATGAATTCATAAAAGAAACAATAGATAATAACAACTTGAAAAAAACTTACATACAACTATag
- the LOC140447537 gene encoding uncharacterized protein isoform X2 — translation MNLEVAKNSDLDSIQNICRLCSGTVQLVSVFNKVDGPKPLVEIVTVLTTIQITKEDKVSQKMCHKCVSIIIKTYQFREQAIRNDESLKAKYAKLIKSQPANTTEKIFKIKDEVKTEDVLKVKATKVEKPHPYMVHSSVTAIFNKYPTMRIPTMCINSNINPTVVMKMDEVENYFKKRNLNIQNDVNILTKEKQVARKSTSIIASTSKNVVSRNVFSIKNKESEETCNNSKDIDVLYTTNRKRKISDSSSSSHQSAKKPLLDETAGTPIDLTPSPVPSTFSDNISELSFARSEKLHVCNICNSVYSGASNLRKHKFKHLRCQFCKKKFKTIVLKDTHVKNDCNIQKIMKSMVALPDIPLQKIECNVKIRNKFRKAFAAFNLIPKEDANRPKSRIPNTGQTKVTSDIIEILSDADEEECEVDSDDSLFTEIIITDKLIEGLKTDTDSDTELLQNLLSQCNKLNKKVCESTQTNIPTDSSITFNHANSSIQLKFLKLMLNFHQIPICVNYGSCFKISYKRNFEIAEKKKLHHWNDLTCCDINFTNTPSEELDSITIEVTPDIITYDDTAVSTEDEILVEDIYARSVPIFYKIPETTTDAKANKTSVDSQHITKGTCVTTPDHLDQTKNCEDEKSYSKNSDIEEDIVVIEDDAEVTEVLNSEENTKENKIKNTTKLDITGESVGETSSKTKQIKFIAKYYTKESKNTDIFIKKCTENKNSTIISDKMIERVSLEVKQTCYEVIKKKSTIDKINIQSDCITKENDTESEKEISNNKKYNHNSIGVDQDGGETLEEILNQTNLEKDELNHSNVELVIKKMTKNVDETPNKTSMNISGTADKNLKENHDNAHTKEMNKRITKNCLIQKDVGQNTLLIRDIELIEDVSKNLTNEKMATENTNSNNVDNKTSAQTEIDQSDCEIVIDKINETMNKVTNNIDIGEKSYKENILGDIIVIDDNESSEDTVNDQIAKNGIDANLDCCVISDEELDQNEFIKETIDNNNLKKTYIQL, via the exons ATAACTAAGGAAGATAAGGTGTCCCAAAAAATGTGCCATAAATGTGTCAGTATTATAATTAAGACATATCAGTTTCGAGAACAAGCCATAAGAAATGATGAGAGTCTTAAG gcaaaatatgcaaaacttatAAAAAGCCAACCAGCAAATACAACTGAAAAAATCTTCAAGATCAAAGACGAAGTAAAAACTGAGGATGTTTTAAAAGTAAAAGCTACCAAGGTTGAGAAACCTCACCCGTATATGGTTCATTCTAGTGTTACCGCAATTTTTAATAAGTATCCTACCATGCGAATACCTACAATGTGCATTAATTCTAATATAAATCCAACTGTGGTTATGAAGATGGACGAggtggaaaattattttaaaaaacgaaACTTGAATATACAGAACGATGTAAATATACTTACGAAGGAAAAGCAAGTTGCTCGGAAAAGTACTTCCATAATAGCTTCAACTTCAAAAAACGTGGTATCTAGAAATGTTTTTtcgataaaaaacaaagaaagtgAAGAGACCTGCAATAACTCAAAAGATATTGACGTATTGTATACTACTAACCGCAAAAGAAAAATATCCGACAGTAGTAGTTCTTCGCATCAAAGTGCTAAGAAGCCTTTACTTGATGAAACTGCAGGCACTCCAATTGACTTAACCCCTAGTCCTGTTCCGTCAACATTTAGTGATAATATTTCTGAGTTATCTTTCGCTAGATCTGAGAAGCTTCAtgtctgtaatatttgcaattcTGTTTATTCGGGAGCTTCAAACTTAAGAAAACATAAGTTTAAACATCTGCGTTGTCAGTTTtgcaagaaaaaatttaaaactattgttTTAAAAGACACTCATGTTAAGAACGATTGTAATATACAGAAAATCATGAAATCTATGGTCGCCTTACCCGATATCCCTCTGCAAAAAATAGAATGCAATGTAAAAATACGAAACAAATTCCGAAAAGCTTTTGCAGCTTTTAATCTTATTCCCAAAGAAGATGCTAATAGGCCAAAATCAAGAATTCCCAACACTGGACAAACTAAAGTAACTTCAGATATTATTGAAATTCTTTCAGATGCAGATGAAGAAGAATGCGAAGTGGATAGTGACGATTCTTTGTTTACGGAGATTATAATAACAGATAAATTGATTGAAGGGCTTAAAACTGATACAGATTCAGACACAGAACTTCTTCAGAATTTGTTAAGTCAATGtaacaaattgaataaaaaagTTTGTGAATCAACTCAAACTAACATCCCGACTGACTCGTCGATAACATTTAACCATGCAAATTCTTCAATCCAATTGAAATTCTTAAAGTTAATGTTGAATTTTCATCAAATACCCATTTGTGTGAATTACGGTTCATGTTTCAAAATATCCTACAAAAGAAATTTTGAAATCGCAGAAAAGAAAAAGTTGCATCACTGGAACGATTTAACTTGTTGTGATATTAATTTTACCAACACACCTTCCGAGGAACTCGATTCTATTACCATTGAAGTCACGCCAGATATTATAACTTACGACGATACTGCAGTATCAACAGAAGATGAAATCTTAGTAGAAGACATCTATGCTCGATCTGTaccaatattttataaaatacctGAAACAACGACTGACGCTAAGGCTAATAAAACATCGGTTGACTCGCAACATATCACAAAAGGCACATGTGTCACAACACCCGATCATTTAGACCAAACTAAAAATTGCGAAGATGAGAAAAGTTACTCCAAAAACTCAGATATCGAAGAAGATATCGTAGTAATTGAAGATGATGCTGAAGTTACAGAAGTATTAAATAGTGAAGAaaatactaaagaaaataaaattaagaatactACAAAACTAGATATTACTGGCGAAAGTGTGGGAGAGACGTCAAGTAaaactaaacaaattaaatttatcgCAAAATATTATACAAAAGAATCGAAAAATACGGAcatattcataaaaaaatgtaCTGAAAATAAAAACTCGACTATCATTAGTGATAAAATGATAGAACGTGTTAGTTTGGAAGTAAAGCAAACCTGTTACGAGGTCATAAAGAAAAAATCAACTATAGATAAAATAAACATTCAATCTGACTGTATCACAAAAGAAAATGATACTGAATCTGAAAAAGAAAtatcaaacaataaaaaatataatcacaATAGTATAGGGGTAGATCAAGACGGTGGTGAAACTCTAGAGGAAATATTAAATCAAACTAATTTGGAAAAAGATGAGCTAAATCACAGCAATGTGGAGCTGGTTATTAAAAAAATGACAAAGAACGTAGATGAAACGCCAAATAAAACTAGTATGAATATAAGCGGTACTGCTGACAAGAATTTAAAAGAGAACCATGATAATGCACACACAAAAGAAATGAACAAACGAATAACAAAAAACTGCTTAATTCAAAAAGATGTGGGTCAGAATACTTTATTAATACGTGATATTGAATTAATCGAAGATGTATCAAAGAATCTAACAAATGAAAAAATGGCTACTGAAAATACAAACTCAAATAACGTTGATAATAAAACATCAGCCCAAACTGAGATAGACCAATCCGATTGTGAAATTGTGATAGataaaattaatgaaactatGAACAAAGTTACCAACAATATCGATATAGGAGAAAAaagttataaagaaaatattttagggGACATTATTGTTATAGATGATAATGAATCATCAGAAGATACAGTAAATGATCAAATAGCAAAAAACGGTATAGACGCCAATCTAGACTGTTGTGTCATTTCAGATGAAGAACTAGATCAAAATGAATTCATAAAAGAAACAATAGATAATAACAACTTGAAAAAAACTTACATACAACTATag
- the LOC140447537 gene encoding uncharacterized protein isoform X4, translated as MCHKCVSIIIKTYQFREQAIRNDESLKAKYAKLIKSQPANTTEKIFKIKDEVKTEDVLKVKATKVEKPHPYMVHSSVTAIFNKYPTMRIPTMCINSNINPTVVMKMDEVENYFKKRNLNIQNDVNILTKEKQVARKSTSIIASTSKNVVSRNVFSIKNKESEETCNNSKDIDVLYTTNRKRKISDSSSSSHQSAKKPLLDETAGTPIDLTPSPVPSTFSDNISELSFARSEKLHVCNICNSVYSGASNLRKHKFKHLRCQFCKKKFKTIVLKDTHVKNDCNIQKIMKSMVALPDIPLQKIECNVKIRNKFRKAFAAFNLIPKEDANRPKSRIPNTGQTKVTSDIIEILSDADEEECEVDSDDSLFTEIIITDKLIEGLKTDTDSDTELLQNLLSQCNKLNKKVCESTQTNIPTDSSITFNHANSSIQLKFLKLMLNFHQIPICVNYGSCFKISYKRNFEIAEKKKLHHWNDLTCCDINFTNTPSEELDSITIEVTPDIITYDDTAVSTEDEILVEDIYARSVPIFYKIPETTTDAKANKTSVDSQHITKGTCVTTPDHLDQTKNCEDEKSYSKNSDIEEDIVVIEDDAEVTEVLNSEENTKENKIKNTTKLDITGESVGETSSKTKQIKFIAKYYTKESKNTDIFIKKCTENKNSTIISDKMIERVSLEVKQTCYEVIKKKSTIDKINIQSDCITKENDTESEKEISNNKKYNHNSIGVDQDGGETLEEILNQTNLEKDELNHSNVELVIKKMTKNVDETPNKTSMNISGTADKNLKENHDNAHTKEMNKRITKNCLIQKDVGQNTLLIRDIELIEDVSKNLTNEKMATENTNSNNVDNKTSAQTEIDQSDCEIVIDKINETMNKVTNNIDIGEKSYKENILGDIIVIDDNESSEDTVNDQIAKNGIDANLDCCVISDEELDQNEFIKETIDNNNLKKTYIQL; from the exons ATGTGCCATAAATGTGTCAGTATTATAATTAAGACATATCAGTTTCGAGAACAAGCCATAAGAAATGATGAGAGTCTTAAG gcaaaatatgcaaaacttatAAAAAGCCAACCAGCAAATACAACTGAAAAAATCTTCAAGATCAAAGACGAAGTAAAAACTGAGGATGTTTTAAAAGTAAAAGCTACCAAGGTTGAGAAACCTCACCCGTATATGGTTCATTCTAGTGTTACCGCAATTTTTAATAAGTATCCTACCATGCGAATACCTACAATGTGCATTAATTCTAATATAAATCCAACTGTGGTTATGAAGATGGACGAggtggaaaattattttaaaaaacgaaACTTGAATATACAGAACGATGTAAATATACTTACGAAGGAAAAGCAAGTTGCTCGGAAAAGTACTTCCATAATAGCTTCAACTTCAAAAAACGTGGTATCTAGAAATGTTTTTtcgataaaaaacaaagaaagtgAAGAGACCTGCAATAACTCAAAAGATATTGACGTATTGTATACTACTAACCGCAAAAGAAAAATATCCGACAGTAGTAGTTCTTCGCATCAAAGTGCTAAGAAGCCTTTACTTGATGAAACTGCAGGCACTCCAATTGACTTAACCCCTAGTCCTGTTCCGTCAACATTTAGTGATAATATTTCTGAGTTATCTTTCGCTAGATCTGAGAAGCTTCAtgtctgtaatatttgcaattcTGTTTATTCGGGAGCTTCAAACTTAAGAAAACATAAGTTTAAACATCTGCGTTGTCAGTTTtgcaagaaaaaatttaaaactattgttTTAAAAGACACTCATGTTAAGAACGATTGTAATATACAGAAAATCATGAAATCTATGGTCGCCTTACCCGATATCCCTCTGCAAAAAATAGAATGCAATGTAAAAATACGAAACAAATTCCGAAAAGCTTTTGCAGCTTTTAATCTTATTCCCAAAGAAGATGCTAATAGGCCAAAATCAAGAATTCCCAACACTGGACAAACTAAAGTAACTTCAGATATTATTGAAATTCTTTCAGATGCAGATGAAGAAGAATGCGAAGTGGATAGTGACGATTCTTTGTTTACGGAGATTATAATAACAGATAAATTGATTGAAGGGCTTAAAACTGATACAGATTCAGACACAGAACTTCTTCAGAATTTGTTAAGTCAATGtaacaaattgaataaaaaagTTTGTGAATCAACTCAAACTAACATCCCGACTGACTCGTCGATAACATTTAACCATGCAAATTCTTCAATCCAATTGAAATTCTTAAAGTTAATGTTGAATTTTCATCAAATACCCATTTGTGTGAATTACGGTTCATGTTTCAAAATATCCTACAAAAGAAATTTTGAAATCGCAGAAAAGAAAAAGTTGCATCACTGGAACGATTTAACTTGTTGTGATATTAATTTTACCAACACACCTTCCGAGGAACTCGATTCTATTACCATTGAAGTCACGCCAGATATTATAACTTACGACGATACTGCAGTATCAACAGAAGATGAAATCTTAGTAGAAGACATCTATGCTCGATCTGTaccaatattttataaaatacctGAAACAACGACTGACGCTAAGGCTAATAAAACATCGGTTGACTCGCAACATATCACAAAAGGCACATGTGTCACAACACCCGATCATTTAGACCAAACTAAAAATTGCGAAGATGAGAAAAGTTACTCCAAAAACTCAGATATCGAAGAAGATATCGTAGTAATTGAAGATGATGCTGAAGTTACAGAAGTATTAAATAGTGAAGAaaatactaaagaaaataaaattaagaatactACAAAACTAGATATTACTGGCGAAAGTGTGGGAGAGACGTCAAGTAaaactaaacaaattaaatttatcgCAAAATATTATACAAAAGAATCGAAAAATACGGAcatattcataaaaaaatgtaCTGAAAATAAAAACTCGACTATCATTAGTGATAAAATGATAGAACGTGTTAGTTTGGAAGTAAAGCAAACCTGTTACGAGGTCATAAAGAAAAAATCAACTATAGATAAAATAAACATTCAATCTGACTGTATCACAAAAGAAAATGATACTGAATCTGAAAAAGAAAtatcaaacaataaaaaatataatcacaATAGTATAGGGGTAGATCAAGACGGTGGTGAAACTCTAGAGGAAATATTAAATCAAACTAATTTGGAAAAAGATGAGCTAAATCACAGCAATGTGGAGCTGGTTATTAAAAAAATGACAAAGAACGTAGATGAAACGCCAAATAAAACTAGTATGAATATAAGCGGTACTGCTGACAAGAATTTAAAAGAGAACCATGATAATGCACACACAAAAGAAATGAACAAACGAATAACAAAAAACTGCTTAATTCAAAAAGATGTGGGTCAGAATACTTTATTAATACGTGATATTGAATTAATCGAAGATGTATCAAAGAATCTAACAAATGAAAAAATGGCTACTGAAAATACAAACTCAAATAACGTTGATAATAAAACATCAGCCCAAACTGAGATAGACCAATCCGATTGTGAAATTGTGATAGataaaattaatgaaactatGAACAAAGTTACCAACAATATCGATATAGGAGAAAAaagttataaagaaaatattttagggGACATTATTGTTATAGATGATAATGAATCATCAGAAGATACAGTAAATGATCAAATAGCAAAAAACGGTATAGACGCCAATCTAGACTGTTGTGTCATTTCAGATGAAGAACTAGATCAAAATGAATTCATAAAAGAAACAATAGATAATAACAACTTGAAAAAAACTTACATACAACTATag